From a region of the Pseudoxanthomonas sp. X-1 genome:
- a CDS encoding arabinose transporter yields MNALPSDRTATWRLTRLCLATFIAYLSIAVPLPVLPVFVRDTLQQSNLVVGCVIGVQFVATVLTRGLAGRIADTRGPARAMRRGCVLLAASGATYLLAAALPGAALSLLILGRLATGMGESLLVTGMLAWGIGTVGQPRAGRVMTWVGLAIFASLAVGAPIGVAMAQSWGFTAVASACLLVPLLAWAMTARVPAPQPVAGARLPLRDVLGRIALPAVGLALQGVGFASISTFAVLYFNDQHWRGAAWALSAFGGGFVLSRLVLARSIDRFGGARVAAVSMIGEGVGLALLALATSPALALAGAFVAGMGCSLVFPALGVVVVQRVPAQMRATALGGYAAFQDIAYAITGPLAGIVATYLGYAAIFALATLSAACGAGVAIGLALRTRRAQT; encoded by the coding sequence ATGAATGCACTTCCTTCCGACCGCACGGCCACCTGGCGCCTGACACGCCTGTGCCTGGCGACCTTCATCGCCTATCTGAGCATCGCCGTCCCGCTGCCGGTGCTGCCGGTGTTCGTCCGCGACACGCTGCAGCAGTCCAACCTGGTGGTCGGCTGCGTGATCGGTGTGCAGTTCGTCGCCACCGTGCTGACGCGCGGCCTCGCCGGCCGCATCGCCGACACCCGCGGCCCGGCCCGGGCCATGCGCCGCGGTTGCGTGCTGCTGGCCGCGTCGGGCGCTACCTACCTGCTGGCCGCCGCGCTACCCGGCGCCGCCTTGTCCCTGCTGATCCTCGGCAGGCTGGCGACCGGCATGGGCGAGAGCCTGCTGGTCACCGGCATGCTGGCCTGGGGCATCGGCACGGTCGGCCAGCCGCGCGCCGGACGGGTCATGACCTGGGTCGGGCTGGCGATCTTCGCCTCGCTGGCCGTCGGCGCGCCGATCGGCGTGGCGATGGCGCAATCGTGGGGTTTCACCGCCGTGGCCAGCGCCTGCCTGCTGGTGCCGCTGCTGGCGTGGGCGATGACCGCCAGGGTGCCCGCGCCGCAGCCGGTCGCCGGCGCGCGCCTGCCGCTGCGCGACGTGCTGGGCCGCATCGCATTGCCGGCGGTGGGACTGGCGCTGCAGGGCGTGGGCTTCGCCTCCATCAGCACCTTCGCCGTGCTGTACTTCAATGACCAGCACTGGCGCGGGGCCGCGTGGGCGTTGAGCGCCTTCGGCGGCGGATTCGTCCTGTCGCGGCTGGTCCTGGCGCGCAGCATCGACCGCTTCGGCGGCGCGCGCGTGGCGGCGGTCTCGATGATTGGCGAGGGCGTCGGACTGGCACTGCTTGCGCTGGCGACCTCGCCTGCGCTCGCCTTGGCGGGCGCCTTCGTCGCCGGCATGGGCTGTTCGCTGGTGTTCCCGGCGCTGGGCGTGGTGGTGGTGCAGCGCGTGCCGGCGCAGATGCGCGCCACCGCGCTGGGCGGCTATGCGGCGTTCCAGGACATCGCCTATGCGATCACCGGGCCGCTGGCCGGCATCGTGGCCACGTACCTGGGCTATGCGGCGATCTTCGCGCTGGCCACATTGTCTGCGGCGTGCGGCGCGGGCGTGGCGATCGGCCTGGCCCTCCGCACGCGGAGGGCGCAGACCTGA
- the cfa gene encoding cyclopropane fatty acyl phospholipid synthase, translating to MLTFDSGQAPVQRHDALYDKLAALLQAADVRLDGHRPWDLRLLHPDVPARVFAQGNLGLGEAYMDGHWECDRLDELFHRVLRADLPRQVRPLQLLGHHLRARLINLQTARRAWHVGEAHYDLGNDFYAAMLDARMTYTCGYWEHAQTLDEAQEAKLDLVCRKLGLQPGMRVLDIGCGWGSFMAYAARHYGVECVGVTISREQAAWVQQRYPDLPIEVRLQDYRDLDGRFDRIASIGMFEHVGHRNYATFMDVAARCLAPDGLFLLHTIGKTVAGATDPWTHRYIFPNGEIPTLQQIGTACEGRFVIEDVHNFGADYDRTLMAWHANFARAWPRFAEALGERFGRMWRYYLLSCAGAFRARDLQLWQLVLSARGLEGGYRRP from the coding sequence ATGCTCACCTTCGATAGCGGTCAGGCCCCCGTCCAGCGCCACGACGCGCTCTACGACAAGCTGGCCGCGCTGCTGCAAGCGGCGGACGTCAGGCTGGATGGCCATCGCCCCTGGGACCTGCGCCTGCTGCATCCCGACGTGCCGGCGCGCGTATTCGCCCAGGGCAACCTGGGCCTGGGCGAGGCCTACATGGACGGGCACTGGGAATGCGACCGGCTGGACGAACTCTTCCACCGCGTGCTGCGCGCCGACCTGCCCCGCCAGGTCCGGCCGCTGCAGCTGCTGGGCCATCACCTGCGTGCCCGTCTGATCAACCTGCAGACCGCGCGTCGCGCCTGGCACGTCGGCGAGGCGCACTACGACCTGGGCAACGACTTCTACGCGGCCATGCTCGATGCGCGCATGACCTACACCTGCGGCTACTGGGAGCACGCGCAGACGCTGGATGAGGCGCAAGAAGCCAAGCTGGATCTGGTCTGCCGCAAGCTGGGCCTGCAGCCGGGCATGCGCGTGCTCGACATCGGCTGCGGCTGGGGCAGCTTCATGGCCTATGCCGCGCGGCATTACGGCGTGGAATGCGTCGGGGTGACCATCTCGCGCGAGCAGGCGGCCTGGGTCCAGCAGCGCTATCCGGACCTGCCGATCGAAGTGCGGCTGCAGGACTATCGCGACCTGGACGGACGCTTCGACCGTATCGCCAGCATCGGCATGTTCGAGCATGTCGGCCACCGCAACTACGCCACCTTCATGGACGTGGCGGCGCGCTGCCTGGCGCCCGATGGCCTGTTCCTGCTGCACACCATCGGCAAGACCGTGGCCGGCGCGACCGATCCGTGGACGCATCGCTACATCTTCCCCAACGGCGAGATCCCGACGCTGCAGCAGATCGGCACCGCCTGCGAGGGGCGGTTCGTGATCGAGGACGTGCACAACTTCGGCGCCGATTACGACCGCACGCTGATGGCCTGGCACGCCAACTTCGCCCGCGCCTGGCCGCGGTTCGCCGAGGCGCTGGGCGAGCGCTTCGGTCGCATGTGGCGCTACTACCTGCTGTCCTGCGCCGGCGCCTTCCGCGCGCGCGACCTGCAGCTGTGGCAGCTGGTGCTGTCCGCGCGCGGCCTGGAGGGCGGCTACCGGCGGCCGTAG
- a CDS encoding PLP-dependent aminotransferase family protein, translated as MLLYETIADGLRRQIAQGTLRAGERLPSVRQLAQAHQISAATAVQACLQLEREGLVQARPRSGYFVHAAPSVLPALPTPRRRAPGEVANPALQRLLELPQRPGLFPLHAAVADPSLLPQAALSAALARTTRRRPAAALEYAPPQGDPALRRQIALRYEQTGTPMQADEVVVTAGATEALSLALRVATSPGDVVLVETPTYYGILQTVAALGLKVLEVPNRLGQGIDVARLDRLLQQTAVRAAILVPNFSNPSGSLTCDADKQALLASCARHGTVVIEDDVYGELAWSGQRPLPLRHWDTGGNVITCGSFSKTLAPGLRVGWLAGAAWTEALGRAKYFSSSSNASLPQLAVADYLARHGLERHLRRLRRAVADNGQRMRDAVARHWPAGTRCSAPAGGLSLWLQLPAGGDGLALFDAALAAGIGVSPGVLFSSRGDYGDCVRLSCGMPWDARLDQAMRQLGKLAARQSGSAR; from the coding sequence ATGCTGCTCTACGAAACCATCGCCGACGGCCTGCGCCGGCAGATCGCCCAGGGCACGCTGCGCGCGGGGGAACGCCTGCCGTCGGTGCGGCAGCTCGCCCAGGCGCACCAGATCAGCGCGGCCACTGCCGTCCAGGCCTGCCTGCAGCTGGAGCGCGAAGGCCTGGTGCAGGCGCGCCCGCGTTCGGGCTATTTCGTCCATGCCGCGCCCTCCGTCCTTCCCGCGCTGCCGACGCCGCGCCGGCGCGCGCCGGGCGAGGTGGCGAACCCGGCGCTCCAGCGGCTGCTGGAACTCCCGCAGCGCCCTGGACTGTTCCCCTTGCACGCGGCGGTGGCCGACCCTTCCCTGCTGCCGCAGGCGGCCCTGAGCGCCGCCCTCGCCCGCACCACGCGGCGGCGGCCCGCGGCGGCGCTGGAGTACGCCCCGCCCCAGGGTGACCCGGCGCTGCGCCGGCAGATCGCGCTGCGCTATGAGCAGACCGGCACGCCGATGCAGGCCGATGAGGTCGTGGTGACCGCCGGGGCGACCGAGGCGCTCAGCCTGGCCCTGCGCGTGGCCACCTCGCCCGGCGACGTGGTCCTGGTCGAGACGCCGACCTACTACGGCATCCTGCAGACGGTTGCCGCACTGGGACTGAAGGTGCTGGAAGTACCCAACCGGCTCGGCCAGGGCATCGATGTGGCGCGGCTGGACCGCCTGTTGCAGCAGACCGCGGTGCGCGCGGCGATCCTGGTGCCCAACTTCAGCAACCCCAGCGGCAGCCTGACCTGCGATGCCGACAAGCAGGCGCTGCTGGCCAGCTGCGCGCGGCACGGCACCGTGGTGATCGAGGACGACGTGTACGGCGAGCTGGCGTGGTCGGGCCAGCGCCCGCTGCCGCTGCGCCACTGGGACACGGGCGGCAACGTCATCACCTGCGGCTCGTTCTCCAAGACGCTGGCGCCGGGGCTGCGCGTGGGCTGGCTGGCCGGCGCCGCCTGGACCGAGGCGCTGGGCCGGGCCAAGTACTTTTCCAGCTCCAGCAATGCCAGCCTGCCGCAGCTGGCGGTGGCCGACTACCTGGCGCGCCACGGGCTGGAACGCCACCTGCGGCGCCTGCGGCGCGCCGTGGCCGATAACGGCCAGCGCATGCGCGATGCCGTGGCCCGCCACTGGCCCGCCGGCACGCGCTGCAGCGCGCCGGCCGGCGGGCTGTCGCTGTGGCTGCAGCTGCCCGCCGGCGGCGACGGCCTGGCGCTGTTCGATGCTGCATTGGCTGCGGGCATCGGCGTCTCACCGGGCGTGCTGTTCTCCAGCCGCGGCGACTACGGCGACTGCGTGCGCCTGAGCTGCGGCATGCCATGGGATGCGCGCCTGGATCAGGCGATGCGCCAGCTCGGCAAGCTGGCGGCCAGGCAGAGCGGATCGGCGCGTTGA